A single region of the Gossypium arboreum isolate Shixiya-1 chromosome 12, ASM2569848v2, whole genome shotgun sequence genome encodes:
- the LOC108479261 gene encoding uncharacterized protein LOC108479261 isoform X3 → MEDFWKRAKSFAEEAAKKSQTLTSPNKLADLVAETAKKSKELAVEATKKADELKTAALKQADQIQIQSISKSISDFIPPQLSSLSISSPASTSSDPSPIPESELRKFGLTDDLRDFVKGFTSTTFQNFPSPVQDEPEPSDSTTAGSNVRKDLSEWQERHATLVLTTVKEIKKLRYELCPRLMKERNFWRIYFTLVSTHVAPYEKQYMEEVKQRGVEGVKEDKPQQKPVVKAESESSLKTKTSSASAEQDLDTFLLGDFDSDGGGDDADADADGSLDDDFDKIENSDVEDEKKNAAGTKA, encoded by the exons ATGGAAGATTTTTGGAAGCGAGCGAAGTCATTCGCTGAAGAAGCAGCTAAGAAATCGCAAACCCTAACTTCGCCCAACAAATTGGCCGATCTTGTTGCTGAAACCGCCAAGAAGTCCAAGGAACTCGCTGTCGAAGCCACCAAGAAAGCCGATGAGCTCAAAACTGCCGCTCTCAAACAAGCCGACCAAATCCAAATCCAATCCATCTCTAAGTCCATTTCCGATTTTATCCCTCCTCAACTCTCCTCCCTATCCATTTCCTCTCCCGCCTCCACTTCTTCCGATCCTTCTCCTATCCCCGAGTCGGAGCTCCGCAAGTTCGGACTCACCGATGATTTGAGAGATTTTGTCAAAGGCTTTACTTCTACTACTTTCCAGAACTTCCCTTCCCCTGTCCAAG ACGAACCAGAGCCGTCCGATTCGACTACTGCGGGGTCCAATGTACGGAAGGATCTGAGTGAATGGCAAGAGAGGCATGCCACTCTTGTTCTTACTACTGTGAag GAAATCAAGAAATTGAGATATGAATTGTGTCCTCGTTTGATGAAAGAAAGGAATTTTTGGAGGATATATTTCACTCTTGTAAGCACTCATGTTGCACc TTATGAGAAGCAGTACATGGAGGAAGTTAAACAGAGAGGAGTGGAGGGGGTAAAAGAGGATAAACCTCAGCAAAAACCTGTTGTGAAGGCAGAGTCAGAAAGTAGTTTGAAGACTAAAACATCAAGTGCATCTGCCGAGCAAGATTTGGACACATTTTTGTTGGGAGATTTTGATAGCGATGGTGGTGGAG ATGATGCTGATGCTGATGCAGATGGGAGCTTGGATGATGATTTTGACAAGATTGAAAATTCT GATGTTGAAGATGAGAAGAAGAATGCAGCAGGAACTAAAGCTTAG
- the LOC108479261 gene encoding uncharacterized protein LOC108479261 isoform X2: MEDFWKRAKSFAEEAAKKSQTLTSPNKLADLVAETAKKSKELAVEATKKADELKTAALKQADQIQIQSISKSISDFIPPQLSSLSISSPASTSSDPSPIPESELRKFGLTDDLRDFVKGFTSTTFQNFPSPVQVLNFIVDEPEPSDSTTAGSNVRKDLSEWQERHATLVLTTVKEIKKLRYELCPRLMKERNFWRIYFTLVSTHVAPYEKQYMEEVKQRGVEGVKEDKPQQKPVVKAESESSLKTKTSSASAEQDLDTFLLGDFDSDGGGDDADADADGSLDDDFDKIENSVRLNNCIHPVIKVP, from the exons ATGGAAGATTTTTGGAAGCGAGCGAAGTCATTCGCTGAAGAAGCAGCTAAGAAATCGCAAACCCTAACTTCGCCCAACAAATTGGCCGATCTTGTTGCTGAAACCGCCAAGAAGTCCAAGGAACTCGCTGTCGAAGCCACCAAGAAAGCCGATGAGCTCAAAACTGCCGCTCTCAAACAAGCCGACCAAATCCAAATCCAATCCATCTCTAAGTCCATTTCCGATTTTATCCCTCCTCAACTCTCCTCCCTATCCATTTCCTCTCCCGCCTCCACTTCTTCCGATCCTTCTCCTATCCCCGAGTCGGAGCTCCGCAAGTTCGGACTCACCGATGATTTGAGAGATTTTGTCAAAGGCTTTACTTCTACTACTTTCCAGAACTTCCCTTCCCCTGTCCAAG TTTTAAATTTCATTGTAGACGAACCAGAGCCGTCCGATTCGACTACTGCGGGGTCCAATGTACGGAAGGATCTGAGTGAATGGCAAGAGAGGCATGCCACTCTTGTTCTTACTACTGTGAag GAAATCAAGAAATTGAGATATGAATTGTGTCCTCGTTTGATGAAAGAAAGGAATTTTTGGAGGATATATTTCACTCTTGTAAGCACTCATGTTGCACc TTATGAGAAGCAGTACATGGAGGAAGTTAAACAGAGAGGAGTGGAGGGGGTAAAAGAGGATAAACCTCAGCAAAAACCTGTTGTGAAGGCAGAGTCAGAAAGTAGTTTGAAGACTAAAACATCAAGTGCATCTGCCGAGCAAGATTTGGACACATTTTTGTTGGGAGATTTTGATAGCGATGGTGGTGGAG ATGATGCTGATGCTGATGCAGATGGGAGCTTGGATGATGATTTTGACAAGATTGAAAATTCTGTAAGATTGAATAACTGTATACATCCTGTTATTAAGGTGCCCTAA
- the LOC108477059 gene encoding uncharacterized protein LOC108477059 isoform X1, translating to MSVNDFSFDNETEVTDFVRSNSHFSKNMDSIQDSVFYLNRSVMESNLPELVVCYKESTYHVVKDICIDDGVLTKDKFLFDSGANEKFLPSEMDLEAQLVKENLKAHPEGNQSGKDIDDKCSTKKKLDADTCIQDVSLLEESESNKGIPYQCDSKDLILSREMKEDAVKMITEDVSKKLYTLGLGELLLMSEMSTVKAEIVCSDCRSDGTQQQNFQNLSEKEATVMPALVSPVEESNNGNEEAILSAPALVSAAEESEHGKWEATLISPVLASASEESTGSRIVDEVSDSSAQTSSKDRCCHNLDLEPLASGSTPKVEDPADQLLSSNLQRGYGECSFSAAGLITYSGPIAYSGSLSHRSDSSTTSTRSFAFPILQSEWNSSPVRMAKAERRHYRKHRGWRQGFLCCRF from the exons ATGAGCGTAAATGACTTTTCCTTTGATAACGAAACGGAGGTCACAGATTTCGTGAGATCAAACTCTCATTTCTCAAAGAATATGGATTCAATTCAGGACTCGGTTTTTTATTTAAATAGAAGTGTGATGGAGTCTAATTTGCCTGAATTGGTAGTTTGTTATAAAGAGAGTACATATCATGTTGTCAAGGATATCTGTATTGATGATGGAGTCTTGACAAAGGACAAGTTTTTGTTTGACAGTGGTGCGAATGAGAAGTTTTTGCCTTCCGAAATGGATCTAGAAGCTCAACTAGTGAAAGAAAACTTGAAAGCCCATCCTGAAGGAAATCAATCTGGCAAGGATATTGACGATAAATGCAGCACGAAGAAAAAACTTGATGCTGATACATGTATACAAGATGTTTCCTTACTAGAAGAAAGTGAGTCTAACAAGGGAATTCCATATCAATGTGATTCTAAGGATTTGATTTTATCAAGGGAAATGAAGGAAGATGCAGTGAAAATGATTACAGAAGACGTCTCCAAAAAGTTGTATACCCTTGGACTTGGAGAGTTACTTTTGATGTCAGAAATGAGCACAGTGAAAGCTGAAATTGTGTGTTCCGATTGCAGAAGTGATGGAACCCAACAACAGAATTTTCag AACTTGAGCGAAAAGGAAGCGACAGTGATGCCTGCTTTGGTTTCTCCAGTTGAGGAATCAAACAATGGCAATGAGGAGGCAATTCTCTCAGCTCCTGCCTTGGTTTCTGCAGCTGAAGAATCCGAGCATGGGAAATGGGAAGCTACCTTGATCAGTCCTGTTCTGGCCTCTGCTTCTGAGGAATCAACCGGCAGCAGAATTGTCGATGAGGTATCTGATTCCTCTGCACAAACAAGCAGCAAAGATCGTTGTTGCCACAATCTTGATCTTGAACCTCTTGCAAGTGGAAGTACGCCCAAGGTGGAAGATCCAGCTGATCAGCTTTTGTCGAGCAATCTTCAACGCGGCTATGGAGAGTGTAGTTTCTCTGCTGCAGGTCTAATAACTTACTCTGGGCCAATAGCATATTCAGGCAGTCTCTCTCATAGATCAGATAGCAGCACAACAAGCACTCGTTCTTTTGCCTTCCCTAT ATTGCAATCTGAATGGAATAGCAGCCCGGTAAGAATGGCAAAAGCTGAGAGGAGACATTACAGGAAGCACCGAGGTTGGAGACAGGGCTTCCTTTGCTGTAGATTCTGA
- the LOC108479262 gene encoding transcription factor BIM2 isoform X1 — MRRGKASQEEEEFGSKKTRPSSFHTLSVNANTNTNTNINNEADGKDSDKAKAIRSKHSVTEQRRRSKINERFQILRDLIPNTDQKRDTASFLLEVIEYVQFLQEKVQKYEGSYQGWSSEPTKLKPWRNSHWRGQSFVDHTQAIKNDPGLGSTFSGKLDEKNINISPSMIASALDSSEADPVRDNEQAELAVPIQGGHPLQRPVSEAQKCLTSNDTLNQQDDLAIEGGTISISSVYSQGLLNTLTQALQRTGLDLSQANISVQIDLGKRSNRGLTSSAKESANGEDSNPVQKRLKK; from the exons ATGAGAAGGGGAAAGGCAAGTCAAGAGGAAGAAGAGTTTGGTTCCAAAAAGACACGGCCTTCTTCCTTTCATACTCTCTCTGTCAACGCCAATACCAATACCAACACCAACATCAACAATG AAGCAGACGGGAAAGACAGTGATAAGGCTAAAGCTATACGATCAAAACACTCTGTCACGGAGCAGAGGAGGAGGAGTAAGATTAATGAAAG ATTTCAAATATTGAGAGATCTTATACCAAACACGGATCAAAAGAGAGATACGGCTTCATTCTTGCTAGAG GTCATAGAGTATGTCCAATTTTTACAGGAGAAGGTTCAAAAATATGAGGGTTCTTACCAGGGATGGAGTTCAGAGCCCACGAAATTAAAGCCATGG AGAAACAGTCATTGGCGTGGTCAGAGTTTTGTTGATCACACGCAAGCTATTAAAAATGATCCTGGGCTGGGGTCAACATTTTCTGGGAAGTTAGATGAGAAAAACATCAATATCAGCCCCTCAATGATCGCAAGTGCATTGGATTCATCAGAAGCTGATCCAGTCAGAGATAATGAGCAAGCTGAGTTGGCTGTGCCCATTCAAGGTGGGCATCCACTTCAGAGACCTGTGTCTGAGGCTCAAAAGTGTCTTACCAGCAATGATACACTGAACCAACAGGATGATCTGGCCATTGAAGGAGGAACGATTAGCATCTCTAGCGTCTACTCTCAAGG GTTATTGAACACACTCACACAAGCACTGCAAAGAACGGGTTTGGATCTGTCACAGGCCAACATCTCGGTACAGATAGATCTCGGAAAGCGTTCCAATAGAGGGCTAACATCGTCTGCTAAG GAGTCTGCCAATGGAGAGGATTCAAATCCGGTTCAAAAGCGGCTGAAGAAATAA
- the LOC108479262 gene encoding transcription factor BIM2 isoform X2, which yields MRRGKASQEEEEFGSKKTRPSSFHTLSVNANTNTNTNINNDGKDSDKAKAIRSKHSVTEQRRRSKINERFQILRDLIPNTDQKRDTASFLLEVIEYVQFLQEKVQKYEGSYQGWSSEPTKLKPWRNSHWRGQSFVDHTQAIKNDPGLGSTFSGKLDEKNINISPSMIASALDSSEADPVRDNEQAELAVPIQGGHPLQRPVSEAQKCLTSNDTLNQQDDLAIEGGTISISSVYSQGLLNTLTQALQRTGLDLSQANISVQIDLGKRSNRGLTSSAKESANGEDSNPVQKRLKK from the exons ATGAGAAGGGGAAAGGCAAGTCAAGAGGAAGAAGAGTTTGGTTCCAAAAAGACACGGCCTTCTTCCTTTCATACTCTCTCTGTCAACGCCAATACCAATACCAACACCAACATCAACAATG ACGGGAAAGACAGTGATAAGGCTAAAGCTATACGATCAAAACACTCTGTCACGGAGCAGAGGAGGAGGAGTAAGATTAATGAAAG ATTTCAAATATTGAGAGATCTTATACCAAACACGGATCAAAAGAGAGATACGGCTTCATTCTTGCTAGAG GTCATAGAGTATGTCCAATTTTTACAGGAGAAGGTTCAAAAATATGAGGGTTCTTACCAGGGATGGAGTTCAGAGCCCACGAAATTAAAGCCATGG AGAAACAGTCATTGGCGTGGTCAGAGTTTTGTTGATCACACGCAAGCTATTAAAAATGATCCTGGGCTGGGGTCAACATTTTCTGGGAAGTTAGATGAGAAAAACATCAATATCAGCCCCTCAATGATCGCAAGTGCATTGGATTCATCAGAAGCTGATCCAGTCAGAGATAATGAGCAAGCTGAGTTGGCTGTGCCCATTCAAGGTGGGCATCCACTTCAGAGACCTGTGTCTGAGGCTCAAAAGTGTCTTACCAGCAATGATACACTGAACCAACAGGATGATCTGGCCATTGAAGGAGGAACGATTAGCATCTCTAGCGTCTACTCTCAAGG GTTATTGAACACACTCACACAAGCACTGCAAAGAACGGGTTTGGATCTGTCACAGGCCAACATCTCGGTACAGATAGATCTCGGAAAGCGTTCCAATAGAGGGCTAACATCGTCTGCTAAG GAGTCTGCCAATGGAGAGGATTCAAATCCGGTTCAAAAGCGGCTGAAGAAATAA
- the LOC108479259 gene encoding LOW QUALITY PROTEIN: uncharacterized protein LOC108479259 (The sequence of the model RefSeq protein was modified relative to this genomic sequence to represent the inferred CDS: substituted 1 base at 1 genomic stop codon): MVLGLRNYIDMHLLSRSVSNTSLRAHSFSLSFALIPSISASSSSFSSKCRAEPISVPSQPPPVPKRVPFTLSLHGHSWQDPYHWMRNTNDPDFLNYLNQENSYAQAFMADTGSLQRTLVAEMKNRMPSKVSTPVECFGPWLYYEYIPEGKEYPVLCSRLQTNKPGWAEKILSYVKAEFRREEILLDWNEIAEKHGYVHVGQCRISPDHNFLAYTLDATGSEQFMLQIKDLRNGCIIPMAPVNGIVSLAWAQDCKTLFYTIADENQRPYRVLCTKLEPGNTDDTLVFMENDPSYCVDLTSTKDGKFITVNSNSRSSSEEGIYLFITFSFYPFXIIIIPCANLMSIALLQVYVVDATEPLNGLQRVHERVSGVKYFLEHHFGFFYILTNAPMKENIKCSHEGLYLARCRVGDIQSTTWQNIFYPGKDTCIQDVDIFNGHLVLFLNKDGFPMICSIDLPVNVECKHQMLIEDLNPWFFPIPSNSCSVEPGSNLDFMSSVYRVVLSSPVIPDVIIDYDMARRTFSIVQQEEVLGAPSNARSRSSGYELDTLQHRGIEKDAKDKNVELERWKDFSSTYCCERKEVISHDGIQVPLTILYSPKAWKSSQSPGILHGYGAYGEVLDKSWRADRLSLLDRGWVIAFADVRGGGGDDHSWHKTGNGLFKQNSIHDFVSCGKYLIDEGYVQRDQLSAIGVSAGCLLIGAALNMYPNLFRAAILKVPFLDILNSLLDPSLPLTMLDYEEFGNPGIKSEFECISSYCPYKNIRPRGCHPSVLVTASFNDSRVGVWEAAKWVAKVRDSACSSCSRSVILKTNMSGGHFGEGGRYIQCEELAYDYAFLVKAMGVDMN, from the exons ATGGTCTTGGGTCTTAGAAACTACATCGATATGCACCTTCTCTCCCGCTCAGTCTCCAACACTTCACTCAGAGCCCACTCTTTCTCGCTGTCTTTCGCCTTAATCCCCTCCATATCTGcttcttcttcatctttctcTTCCAAATGCAGAGCAGAGCCCATCTCAGTCCCTTCTCAACCCCCTCCAGTTCCCAAAAGGGTTCCTTTCACACTCTCCCTTCACGGCCATTCCTGGCAAGATCCTTACCATTGGATGCGCAACACCAACGACCCTGATTTCTTAAACTACCTGAACCAAGAAAACTCTTATGCTCAAGCTTTCATGGCTGACACTGGATCCCTGCAACGAACTCTTGTTGCTGAGATGAAAAACCGGATGCCCTCTAAGGTCTCCACCCCTGTTGAATGTTTTGGACCCTG GCTGTATTACGAGTACATACCAGAAGGGAAGGAATACCCAGTTCTCTGCAGCAGGTTACAAACTAACAAACCTGGTTGGGCGGAAAAGATTCTCAGTTATGTGAAAGCTGAGTTTAGAAGGGAGGAAATTTTGCTTGACTGGAATGAAATTGCTGAAAAACATG GTTATGTTCATGTGGGTCAGTGTCGAATTTCACCAGATCACAATTTTCTAGCATACACGCTTGATGCTACTGGCAGTGAACAGTTCATGCTTCAAATTAAGGACCTCAGAAATGGATGTATTATTCCAATGGCACCAGTAAATGGAATTGTTAGCTTGGCATGGGCTCAAGATTGCAAGACTCTGTTCTATACAATTGCTGATGAGAATCAAAGACCTTACAG GGTTCTTTGCACAAAATTAGAACCTGGTAATACAGATGATACCTTGGTATTTATGGAAAATGATCCTAGCTATTGTGTGGACCTAACAAGTACAAAAGATGGCAAGTTCATAACTGTGAATTCAAATTCAAGGAGTTCATCTGAGGAAGGCatttaccttttcattacctttTCCTTTTACCCTTTTTAGATTATAATTATCCCTTGTGCCAATCTTATGTCCATTGCATTATTACAGGTTTATGTTGTAGATGCAACTGAACCTTTGAATGGCTTGCAAAGGGTACATGAGCGTGTTTCTGGCGTAAAATATTTTTTGGAACATCATTTTGGTTTCTTTTATATTCTTACAAATGCTCCTATGAAAGAAAATATAAAGTGTTCCCATGAAGGTTTATATTTAGCTAGATGTCGAGTTGGAGACATCCAGTCAACCACCTGGCAG AATATTTTCTATCCAGGTAAAGATACCTGTATACAGGATGTGGATATTTTCAATGGACATTTGGTGCTTTTTCTCAATAAGGATGGCTTTCCTATGATATGTTCTATTGATTTGCCTGTTAATGTTGAGTGCAAG CATCAAATGCTGATCGAGGATCTTAATCCGTGGTTTTTCCCTATACCCTCAAATTCATGTAGTGTTGAACCAGGTTCAAACCTTGACTTCATGAGCTCAGTATACAGAGTTGTGCTGTCATCTCCAGTG ATACCTGATGTGATTATTGATTATGACATGGCAAGACGAACTTTCTCAATTGTCCAACAAGAGGAAGTGCTTGGTGCTCCTAGTAATGCTCGATCACGCTCTTCAGGATATGAACTAGATACCCTGCAACATCGTGGCATTGAAAAGGATGCAAAGGACAAAAATGTTGAATTAGAAAGATGGAAGGACTTTTCCAGTACTTATTGTTGCGAAAGAAAGGAAGTTATTTCGCATGATGGCATCCAGGTTCCTCTGACCATTTTGTACTCTCCAAAAGCATGGAAGAGCAGTCAGTCTCCTGGAATTTTACATGGTTATGGAGCGTATGGTGAAGTCCTTGATAAAAGTTGGCGTGCGGACCGCCTCAGTTTACTTGATCGTGGATGGGTGATTGCATTTGCTGATGT AAGGGGTGGTGGCGGTGATGATCATTCATGGCATAAAACTGGCAATGGACTGTTTAAACAAAATTCTATACATGATTTCGTGTCGTGTGGCAAGTACCTAATTGATGAGGGCTATGTTCAGAGAGATCAACTGAGTGCCATTGGAGTTAGTGCCGGGTGTCTTCTTATAGGGGCGGCTCTCAATATGTACCCTAACTTGTTTCGTGCTGCAATCTTGAAG GTACCCTTTCTTGATATATTGAACTCATTACTGGATCCTAGTTTGCCTCTCACAATGTTGGACTATGAAGAATTTGGGAATCCTGGGATAAAGTCTGAATTTGAGTGCATATCAAGTTAttgtccatataaaaacattCGTCCCAGAGGTTGCCACCCTTCAGTTCTTGTTACAGCATCCTTTAACGACTCGAG GGTTGGAGTTTGGGAAGCTGCCAAATGGGTGGCCAAAGTACGAGATTCTGCTTGCTCTTCATGTTCTCGTTCTGTCATTCTTAAGACAAATATGAGCGGAGGACATTTCGGTGAAGGTGGCCGCTATATTCAGTGCGAGGAATTGGCTTACGACTATGCTTTTCTGGTTAAAGCCATGGGAGTTGACATGAATTAG
- the LOC108479261 gene encoding uncharacterized protein LOC108479261 isoform X1 has product MEDFWKRAKSFAEEAAKKSQTLTSPNKLADLVAETAKKSKELAVEATKKADELKTAALKQADQIQIQSISKSISDFIPPQLSSLSISSPASTSSDPSPIPESELRKFGLTDDLRDFVKGFTSTTFQNFPSPVQVLNFIVDEPEPSDSTTAGSNVRKDLSEWQERHATLVLTTVKEIKKLRYELCPRLMKERNFWRIYFTLVSTHVAPYEKQYMEEVKQRGVEGVKEDKPQQKPVVKAESESSLKTKTSSASAEQDLDTFLLGDFDSDGGGDDADADADGSLDDDFDKIENSDVEDEKKNAAGTKA; this is encoded by the exons ATGGAAGATTTTTGGAAGCGAGCGAAGTCATTCGCTGAAGAAGCAGCTAAGAAATCGCAAACCCTAACTTCGCCCAACAAATTGGCCGATCTTGTTGCTGAAACCGCCAAGAAGTCCAAGGAACTCGCTGTCGAAGCCACCAAGAAAGCCGATGAGCTCAAAACTGCCGCTCTCAAACAAGCCGACCAAATCCAAATCCAATCCATCTCTAAGTCCATTTCCGATTTTATCCCTCCTCAACTCTCCTCCCTATCCATTTCCTCTCCCGCCTCCACTTCTTCCGATCCTTCTCCTATCCCCGAGTCGGAGCTCCGCAAGTTCGGACTCACCGATGATTTGAGAGATTTTGTCAAAGGCTTTACTTCTACTACTTTCCAGAACTTCCCTTCCCCTGTCCAAG TTTTAAATTTCATTGTAGACGAACCAGAGCCGTCCGATTCGACTACTGCGGGGTCCAATGTACGGAAGGATCTGAGTGAATGGCAAGAGAGGCATGCCACTCTTGTTCTTACTACTGTGAag GAAATCAAGAAATTGAGATATGAATTGTGTCCTCGTTTGATGAAAGAAAGGAATTTTTGGAGGATATATTTCACTCTTGTAAGCACTCATGTTGCACc TTATGAGAAGCAGTACATGGAGGAAGTTAAACAGAGAGGAGTGGAGGGGGTAAAAGAGGATAAACCTCAGCAAAAACCTGTTGTGAAGGCAGAGTCAGAAAGTAGTTTGAAGACTAAAACATCAAGTGCATCTGCCGAGCAAGATTTGGACACATTTTTGTTGGGAGATTTTGATAGCGATGGTGGTGGAG ATGATGCTGATGCTGATGCAGATGGGAGCTTGGATGATGATTTTGACAAGATTGAAAATTCT GATGTTGAAGATGAGAAGAAGAATGCAGCAGGAACTAAAGCTTAG
- the LOC108477059 gene encoding uncharacterized protein LOC108477059 isoform X2 has translation MTFPLITKRRSQISGANEKFLPSEMDLEAQLVKENLKAHPEGNQSGKDIDDKCSTKKKLDADTCIQDVSLLEESESNKGIPYQCDSKDLILSREMKEDAVKMITEDVSKKLYTLGLGELLLMSEMSTVKAEIVCSDCRSDGTQQQNFQNLSEKEATVMPALVSPVEESNNGNEEAILSAPALVSAAEESEHGKWEATLISPVLASASEESTGSRIVDEVSDSSAQTSSKDRCCHNLDLEPLASGSTPKVEDPADQLLSSNLQRGYGECSFSAAGLITYSGPIAYSGSLSHRSDSSTTSTRSFAFPILQSEWNSSPVRMAKAERRHYRKHRGWRQGFLCCRF, from the exons ATGACTTTTCCTTTGATAACGAAACGGAGGTCACAGATTTC TGGTGCGAATGAGAAGTTTTTGCCTTCCGAAATGGATCTAGAAGCTCAACTAGTGAAAGAAAACTTGAAAGCCCATCCTGAAGGAAATCAATCTGGCAAGGATATTGACGATAAATGCAGCACGAAGAAAAAACTTGATGCTGATACATGTATACAAGATGTTTCCTTACTAGAAGAAAGTGAGTCTAACAAGGGAATTCCATATCAATGTGATTCTAAGGATTTGATTTTATCAAGGGAAATGAAGGAAGATGCAGTGAAAATGATTACAGAAGACGTCTCCAAAAAGTTGTATACCCTTGGACTTGGAGAGTTACTTTTGATGTCAGAAATGAGCACAGTGAAAGCTGAAATTGTGTGTTCCGATTGCAGAAGTGATGGAACCCAACAACAGAATTTTCag AACTTGAGCGAAAAGGAAGCGACAGTGATGCCTGCTTTGGTTTCTCCAGTTGAGGAATCAAACAATGGCAATGAGGAGGCAATTCTCTCAGCTCCTGCCTTGGTTTCTGCAGCTGAAGAATCCGAGCATGGGAAATGGGAAGCTACCTTGATCAGTCCTGTTCTGGCCTCTGCTTCTGAGGAATCAACCGGCAGCAGAATTGTCGATGAGGTATCTGATTCCTCTGCACAAACAAGCAGCAAAGATCGTTGTTGCCACAATCTTGATCTTGAACCTCTTGCAAGTGGAAGTACGCCCAAGGTGGAAGATCCAGCTGATCAGCTTTTGTCGAGCAATCTTCAACGCGGCTATGGAGAGTGTAGTTTCTCTGCTGCAGGTCTAATAACTTACTCTGGGCCAATAGCATATTCAGGCAGTCTCTCTCATAGATCAGATAGCAGCACAACAAGCACTCGTTCTTTTGCCTTCCCTAT ATTGCAATCTGAATGGAATAGCAGCCCGGTAAGAATGGCAAAAGCTGAGAGGAGACATTACAGGAAGCACCGAGGTTGGAGACAGGGCTTCCTTTGCTGTAGATTCTGA